Genomic DNA from Catellatospora sp. TT07R-123:
CTCCAGTTCGGCGCGCAGCTGGTCCATCTCCGCAGAGGTCAGGATGAGATCGCCGACGGGATCGGCCCGATCGAGCATCGGGGTGCGTCCGGAGTCCCATACCGCGGCCAGGATCCGCTCGACGACGTCGCCGGAGGCGGCGACGAAGTCGACCTCCTTGACCTCGGCGCGCCTGGGGCCGGTGCCCGTACGGGTGCGCCGCGCCAGGATGACGTCGATCCCCACTACTGCTCCCCGTCCGAGGTTCCGGGCCGGCCGCCGGGCGGCCACCGCAGGCAGCCCGTTGCCGGCCTGTGCCATCATGCCCGCCGTGACCTCCACCGACACCCCCGACGAGGCGAACCCCCGGCGCAGCCTGTGGGCGAGGCTCGCCGTCACCGTGTCGCTGGGCGCGGTCCTGGGCGCACTCGCCGGGATCGCCACCGGTGACGGAGCCCTCGATCACGCGGCCGCCGGAGCCGTCACGGGGCTGCTCGTCGGCGTGGTGCGGCACCGGGAGGCGAAGCGGGCCCGGCGCTACCGGGCGTCGTTCGACCCGGCCGACCGGACCCTGCGACCGGGCGCCCTTGCGGCCGCGACCGCGCCGATCGCCGCACGCCGCCACCGGCCGCCGCTGTATCTGCGCTGGCTCGCCGTCGGGGTTGCCGCCGCGTTCGTCGCGATGGCGGTCGTGGCTTCCACCGCGTCCGACGCGACGCTGCGTACCGCGCTCATACTGTGGACGTTCAGCGCCGTGGCGGTGGGATTCGTCTGGGGCGTGCTCGTGCCGTACACCGAGGTCGGCGCCGACGGGCTGGTCGTCCGTACGGCGGCGCGGCGGCACACGGTCGCGTGGGGCGAGCTGACCGAGGTCCGCTGGGAGCGTGAGCCGTGGCGCGACGCGCTGCTGATCTGCACGGCGGACGGCAGGCGGCTGCGGCCTCCGGGCATCGGGGCGGCGCCCGACGGCCAGGGCGAGCAGCGGTTGCTGCGGCTGCGCTCCGACATCGAGCTGGCCTGGTCGGCCGCCGTCCAGCGATCGGCGCAGCTCCGCAGGCTCTGGCACGCCGTCCAGCAGGTCATGGCGTCGCGCTGACCCGCGCCTGAGCGGTCCGGCCCGCGCCCGAGAGCACTGCGCACCGGGCGACCGGGCAACCTGCGGCCGGCCGATATTCGGGTGCGGCTGGTCGCCGGCGCTGCCAGAGTGCGGCCGTGACTTTCACCGACATGGATTACCTGCGCCAGGTCGAGTTCCTGGCGAACCGGCTGGTCGCGACGGCGTACGACGAGGGCTGGGAGGTGCTGGAGCCCTCGGCCGACGCCGGGCCGGTCGCACTCGCGCTGCGGGAGATCGCGATGGTGCTCCAGCACTTCCACTTCGACGGCGACGGATGCCTCGACGACGAGTCGAGGCTGCGTGACGTCGCGGGCGTGCTGGTGCTGCGGCCGGAGGCGATGCCGCCGACCGCGGACTACACGTACGAGCAGGTCTGCGCCGGCCTGTACCTGAAACCGCAGCCCGGCGGCTGGGCGATCTGGAACACCTGGACCCGGTCGCGCAAGCGCTGCGCGCTGGTGCTCAACGATCCGCACACCACCGAGGGCCTCCTGCTCGCCTGGGAGCACGGCCGCGCGATCTGGCCCGCCGAGCCGCTCAAAGGCCAGGTGGCACGGGTCGTCAGCGGCTGGGTGGGGCCGATGGTCTGGCATCCGCACCACGCCGAACGGATCATCCTGGGGCCGGCCGGCAGCGGCGCGTGATCCGGGCTCAGCCGCGGCCCGGCGGGTACTTCGCGGGCTGGTTGATGCGGATCATGTTCCCGGCCGGATCCCGGAAGGCGCAGTCGCGCACGCCGTACGCCTGGTCCATCGGCTCCTGGACCACCTCGGCGCCGGTCGCGCGGATGCGCTCGAACGCGGCGTCGACGTCCTCGGTCATGAAGATCAGCCCACGCAGCAGGCCCTTGGCCAGCAGCTCGGACAGCTTCTGCTTGTCCTCGGGCGAGGTGCCCGGGTACGAGTCGACGGTCTCGATCGTGATCTCCAGCTCGGGCTGCCCCGGCGGCACGACCGTCACCCAGCGCATACCCTCGAACCGCACGTCGTTGCGCACCGCGCAGCCGAGCGCGTCGCGGTAGAAGCCCAGCGCCTTCTCATGGTCGTCGACCAGGATGAAGCAGTGCGAAACCCGGAAGTCCATACGGCTCACGTTATCGGCCGCGGCGGGTTCAGCCGTTGCGGACCGGCCGGGTGTGGACCTTCGTGAAGCAGGCGGGGATGGCGGCGGCCTGCTCGTGCGTACGGCCCCGGTAGGCGCTCGGGGTCTCGCCGACCAGCTCCGTGAAGCGGGAGCTGAACGAGCCGAGCGAGGTGCAGCCGACGGCGAAGCAGACCTCGGTGACGCTGAGGTCGCCCCGGCGCAGCAGCGCCTTGGCGCGCTCGATCCGC
This window encodes:
- a CDS encoding PH domain-containing protein, which gives rise to MTSTDTPDEANPRRSLWARLAVTVSLGAVLGALAGIATGDGALDHAAAGAVTGLLVGVVRHREAKRARRYRASFDPADRTLRPGALAAATAPIAARRHRPPLYLRWLAVGVAAAFVAMAVVASTASDATLRTALILWTFSAVAVGFVWGVLVPYTEVGADGLVVRTAARRHTVAWGELTEVRWEREPWRDALLICTADGRRLRPPGIGAAPDGQGEQRLLRLRSDIELAWSAAVQRSAQLRRLWHAVQQVMASR
- a CDS encoding VOC family protein — translated: MDFRVSHCFILVDDHEKALGFYRDALGCAVRNDVRFEGMRWVTVVPPGQPELEITIETVDSYPGTSPEDKQKLSELLAKGLLRGLIFMTEDVDAAFERIRATGAEVVQEPMDQAYGVRDCAFRDPAGNMIRINQPAKYPPGRG
- a CDS encoding helix-turn-helix transcriptional regulator translates to MDRDFAEPLDVPALAREALMSAGHFQRSFRAAFGETPYSHLMTRRIERAKALLRRGDLSVTEVCFAVGCTSLGSFSSRFTELVGETPSAYRGRTHEQAAAIPACFTKVHTRPVRNG